CAAAGGAGTCGTCGTGTCCGCTGCTTCCCAGACCATCGACCGAGCCGAGATCGCCGACCTGTTCGCCCGCCTGGCCAACCTGCTGGACGAGTGCCGCCACGAAGACGCCGCCACCGTCTATCACCACGACATCGTGGTGCACTCGCCGCGGGGCGGTGAGCTGCACGGCCTCGACGAGGTGACTGCCTTTCTGAAGCGAAGCCCGGTCGAGGGGGAGCGCACGCAACACGTGCACGGGGACGTGCTGGTGGACGTCGACGGTGATCGTGCGAAGGCCACCGCGAACCAACTCGTGTACTTCTACCGCGACGGTGAGGCGCCCCATCGGACGAGCGGCCTGCGCACCGCCTGCACCGCCGTGCGGACCCCGGCGGGCTGGCGATTCGGCGACATGCGGATCACGCTCGCCTGGATACAGGAGAAGTGACGCGGTCCTCCTTCCGCCGACCGACCCGGGGATCAGCCGGCGTCGGCCGCGTCAGCCGCGTCGGCTGCGTCGGCTGCGTCGGCTGCGTCGGCCGCGTCGATCCGGCTCAGGAAGTCCCCCAGCGCCGCGTTGAACTCCTCCGGCCGCTCCAGGTTCGGCATGTGGGCCGCTCCCTTGACGACCTGGAGGTCGGAGTGGGGGAGTGCCGCGTGCATCGCCTCCGCCTCGGGGACCGGGGTGAACTCGTCGTCCTCGCCCACGACGACCAGGGCGGGGACGGCGACCCGGGTCAGGAGGGAGCGGTAGTCGGGGCGTTCGGCGCGGCCCCGGAGGGCCGCGGCGGCGCCCTCGGGGGGTGTGGACGTCATCATGCGGTGGACGTGGGCCTTGACGTCGTCGGCGGCGTACGGGGCGACCATCTTCTCCAGGACCTCGTCGGCGTAGCCGCGCATGCCCTCGGCCAGCAGCCGGTCGGCCATCTCGTTGCGGGCCTGCTTGCCGTCGGTCGTCTCGGCCGTGGGGAAGGTGTCGGCGAGGACCAGGCCCCGGACGCGGTCGCCGAAGCGGTCGTAGCACTCCATGGCGATCTGGCCGCCCATGGACAGCCCGGCCAGGACGAAGGCGTGCACCTCGAGGAAGTCGAGCAGGTCCTCGACGTCCGCCGCGAAGCGGGAGAGGAGCGTGACGCCGGGGGTGACCGGCGAGGCGCCGTAGCCGCGCAGGTCGGGGGCGATCACCCGGCGGGACGGGGCGAACGCCTCGATCTGCGGGGTCCACATCGTGCGGTCGAAGGGGTGGCCGTGGATGAGCACGAGAGGGAGTGCGGAGGAGTCCGCGTCGCCTTTGTCGTCATATGCGAGGAACGGGGTCATGTCAGCGACCCTAGGGCGGGTCAAATCCTCGGTGCAATAAGATCTTTGCCCTCGGTGCAATCGGCGAGAGGGCGGAGGGTCGGCACGGTGGGGGACTTCCTGGGCATCGCCGACCGCATCGCCGACGACATCGCCTCCGGGCGGCTTCGGCCCGGTCAACAGCTGCCTCCGCAGCGGTGGTTCGCGCGCCGGCATCGCATCGCCCCCTCGACGGCCGGGCGGGTGTACGGCGAACTCGTGCGGCGGGGACTGGTCGTGGGGGAGGTCGGACGCGGCACCTTCGTACGGGCCGCCCCGGCTGCTGCGCAGGGGCGGGCGCTCATCGAGGCCGCGACCGCCGCGCCCGTGAACCTGGAGCTCAACTACCCTTCCGCGCCGGGGCAGTCCGAACTGCTCGCTCCCGCCCTCGCGGCCCTGACGCGACCTGACGTCCTCGCCGACGTGATGCGTCCGGCGGCCGCCGCCGGGACCGCTTCGGCGCGCGAGGCCGCCGTCGGGCTGCTCGCCCTTCCCGGCTGGCGGCCCGACCCCGCGCAGGTCCTCTTCACGGGCAACGCCCGTCAGGCCATCGCCGCCGTCCTCGCCTCCCTGGTCCGGCCGGGCGGCCGGGTCGGCGTCGAGGAGCTCACGTATCCGCTGGTCAAGGAGATCGCCGGGCGGTTGGGAGTAGTGCTCGTCCCGCTCGCCGGCGACGAGGAAGGGGTACGTCCGGACGCCCTGGCCGCCGCCCATCGCGCCGCTCCCCTCTCCGCCCTCTACCTCCAGCCCACCCTGCACAACCCGACGTCCCTGACCGTCAGCGAGCGGCGGCTGCGCCGACTGGGCGAGCAGGCGGCCGACTTGGGCCTGCCCGTCGTGGAGGACCGCATCTGGTCCTTCCTCCATCCGGACGCGGTGCCGCTCGCCGCGTACGCGCCCGGTCTCACCCATGTCGTCGACGGACTGTCCAAGCGGGTCGCGCCGGGGCTGACCGTCGGTTTTCTCGTCGTGCCCGAGCAGCGGGTCGAGGCCGTGGGGGCGGCGGTGCGGTCCGGGGGGTGGAGTGCGGGCCGGTTCGCGCTGGAGGCGGCCGTGCGGTGGGCGGAGGAGGGGGTGGTGCGGCGGCTCGTCGAGGAGAAGCGGGCGGATGTCGCCCGCCGGCAGCGGATCCTGCACCACCGTCTCGACGGGTTCGTCGTACGGACCGACCCTCGCGCCTATTTCGCCTGGTGGGAGTTGCCCGCGCCCTGGCGGGCGGACACCTTCGCCGCCGCCGCGGCCGCGCACGGGATCGCGGTCACGCCGGGCACCGCCTTCGCCGTCGACCCGCACCGCACCCCGAACGCGGTCAGGCTCGGACTCGCGTCGGCTTCGCCGGAGGAGCTGGCGTGGGCGTTGCGGGTGCTCGTCGGCGTCGCAGAACGCGGACCGTCCGGACGTTCCGGGTGAGCCAGGTGGCCGCGGCCACCGTCAGCCCGAGGGCGAGCAGCAGCCAGGACGTGGTGCGCAGGGTCGTGGTGAGGGCGTCGTAGATCGCGCCCGCGGCCGGGCGGTGGGCCGCGTCGGGGAGGTCGGCGAGGGTGAAGCGGCGGCCGATCGCGACCGAGAGGCCGAGGAACGCGCCGCCGAGGGCCGTGCCGAGGGCGGTCGCGGTGATCGCGCGGCGGCGGCAGGCGGCGACGGCGATGCCGGCGACGGCGAACACGACGGCCGCCAGGGGCAGCCAGAAACCGGCGACGTCGAGCACGTGGTAGCCCTTCCGGAGTGCGGCCAGTTCGTGGTGCGGGAGCAGCGCCACGCGGGTGTGCTCGATCGGGATGCGCTCGGCGAACGGCACGTGGTCGGCGGTGAGTCGGCGCTTGAGGGGGGTGGTCACGGTCGCGAGGTCGACGGTGAGTGCGCGGTCGTCGTCGGCGGCGGTGTCGTGGTCGGCGCCGCCGTGGGCGCCGTCGTCGTGCAGGGCCCTCATCACCGCCCGGTGCGCGGCCTCGTTGCCGGTGTTCCAGACGGTGCGGTAGGCGCGGGTCGCGGTGAAGGAACGCACGGCGTCGCGGACGAAGACCGGGTTCACGCCGGCCTCGCGGGCGACGCCGTCGCCGACCGTGTCCGCGACCGCGTCCCGTACGGCCGGGTCGGTGGCGAGCGGCGCCATCGTGGTGACGTAACGGGCGGTGTCCGTGAGGCCGTACGCCGCCCAGGCCGCCAGCGCGCCCAGCGGCACGAGGAGGCAGGACAGGGCGATCAGGACGGCCGAGGCGATGGTCCGCAGGCCTTGGGCGCCTCGGCTGCCTCCGGGACCTTGGGGGCCTCGGGGGCCGTGGCTGCTTCGGGGGTCTTGGGCGCCGTGCGGGCTTCGGGGGGTTCGGGGGCTTCGGGACACGCCTCCAGGCAAGGCGGTGCGGGGTGGACGCGCGAGCGGGGCGCGGCCAGTCGGGTGGCGGGCGCGGGAGCGCAGACGTCGCCTGCGACGGGACCTCTGACGGGACCTCTGACGGGACCTCCGACGGGACCTCCGACGGGACCTCCGGCAGGCCCGATGAGGCCTCCGGTGGAGGGTTCACCCGAACGGGTGTTTCCTGGTTCTGGGGAGAAGGAGGCGATCATGCGCACCACTCCGGCCCTGCGGACTCTGGCCGCGGCCCTGCTCACCGGCGGCGCCCTCGCCGTGTCGACGGCGGGAACCACGGCGGCGGCAGCCCCGCCGACCTATCCCGAAGGACACGGCAGCGGTGGTGACGGCGGCGGTGGTCCTGTCTGGGGGACCGTCGTCTCCCGCACGGATCTGAACCTGCGGCAGGCGCCCACCACCCACTCGCCCGCCGTCGACTCGCTCTCGCCCGGCAGTCAGGACCGTGTGCAGTGCAGGGTCCTGGGACAGAGCGTCAACGGCGACCCGGACTGGTACTGGCTCGTCGGCGCCCAGGCCTGGGCGAGCGCCGCCTTCGTGGACACCGGCGGCGCGTGGCCGCCGACCTGCGCCGACCCGTGTCCGCAGTGGAAGAACGGCACGTGGACCAACTGGGACGACCCGTTCTGGAACGACGCCTGGAGCGTGTCGGTCTCCGGGTCGTTCAGCGTCACGGTTTCCGGATCCTCGTCGGGCGGCTGGGACTGGGTCCCGGTCGGCCGGTGAGCGGAGGGATGAGGGAACGCATGGGCCCCGGCGGAACACCGCCGGGGCCCGTGTGCGCCGTCTGCCCATGCGCGTGCGCGCCGTCTGCCCGTCTGCCCGTGTGCGCCGCCTGACGGCAGGCGGCGCACACGGGCAGCTGACGGGTGCTAACGAATGCGGTGTCCCTCCGCGTCCTCGTGCGTGTAGTAGCGGAAGAACAGCGATGCGAAGACGACCGCCGCGACCGCCAGGGACATGATCGTGGAGCGCAGCACGCTCGCTCCGGTCTGGCTGTACACGAAGCCGAACGCACAGCCGGCGAACGCCGTCCACAGGAGGGCGTGCAGTTCGCGCGGCATGCGCGGGGCCAGGGAGCGGACGCCCATGTACAGCGCCGTGAACGCGATCGCGCTCACGAAGCCGAGCAGGACGTTCCAGCCGGTGATCGGGCCGCCGGAACGGTTGTTGGCCGCGACCCAGTAGCCGTAGACGAGCCCCAGCGTGACGGGGATCGCCCAGGCCATGATCCGGTGGGTCCGTCCGCTGAAGACTTCGGGTGTTGGGGAAGGGGCCCGCAGTGCGGGCGCCGAATGAGCCATGAGAGGACTCCTCTCTCTCCTCGCCCCCGTGTTCCGCCCCTGCCTTCCAGAGCACACCTGGGGAGGGGCGGTGGCAAGTCGGGTGCGCGGGTTTTCTGCCGGGGCGAGGGCGACGAAGGCCTCGTACGGGGACGTTTGCAGTGCGGAGGTCCACCTTTGCAGCAGCAGCCGTTACGGTGCTGACGTACGTGATCGACAGGGGAGGGGGCCGACCATGCCCGGAACCGTGCTGCTGCTCGCGGCATCGCCTGTGGGCAAGGGGTGTCTGGTGGACGCGGCGTCCGTGCTCCCCGTGCTCGCGGCCGTGCCGCCCGCCGTGCTGGCCGGCGCCGACACCGCGAACGTCGTCGAGCTCGCCGACCCGCTGGAGCCGCAGGCCGTGCTGACCCGGCTGCGCGCCGCCGCGGCCGCGCCCGGGCCGCTGACCCTCTACGTCGCCGGCCAGCTGCTGCTCGACCGGCGCCAGCATCTGCCCCACCTGGCGTTGGCGCGTACGACGCCCTCGACCGTCCGCTACACCGGGTTCCCCTGGCACTGGTTCCGGGAGGAACTGCGGCTGCGGACGGGCGGGTCGGCGACCGGCTCGGCGACGGGCTCGACGACGGTGCTGCTCGATCTGCACGCCGACGCGGAGACATGGGGGTGGCTGCGGGAGCAGACGCTCGACTGCGGGCCGACGGCCATGGTCTACGGCCGGGTCGCGCCGCCGCCCGGACGTCGTACGGTCGCCGCGCCGACGTACATGAAGGCGGTCGCGACGATACTGCGCAGCGGGGGTCGGCCGGACCCGGGGCTGTTGCACCAGATGGCGTTGGCCCGGATCGCGGGCGAGGGGGAGGTGGGGGATCTGGTGCTGTCGGGGGTGGGAGCGGAGGCGGAGACCGGGGCGGGACCCCGACCCGGACCCGGGGCTGGTGTGGCTGTGGCTGTGGGGCCCGGACCCGGTGTGGCTGCAGGTGTGGGGCCCGGAGTCGGTGTGGCTGCAGGTGTGGGGCCCGGAGTCGGTTTCGCCCCCGCCGTCCCTTCCCCGCCCGTCCCCGGGGGCGCCCCCGGCCCTCCGCCGCCGACCCTGGACGGGCCCGGTCCTCGGACTCGCCCCAAGACGCAGCCCGCGGACCGGCTGGAGACTCCCGAGGAAGCCGACGCCCACGCAGGCATCGCCGCCGCCGTCCAGTCCGGACAGCACGCCTCCGCCGACGCTCTCGCCGCGCGCTGGGAGCAGGCGGCGGCCGTCGCGTACGGGGTCGGGTCCGAGGCGGCGTTGCACTGGACCGAGGTGCGGGCGGATCTCGCGATGTTCGCGGGGGACGCCGCGCGCAGCTGCCGTACCTGGATGCAGGTCGCGGCGGCGCGACTGGCCGCCGGGCAGCCGGCCGACGCGCCCGCCGTGGAGGCGGCCGTGGACCGGGCGCACCACCAGTGGGGCCGTATCGGCGACGCGGCCGGGGCCCGTGAACTGGGCCCCGCGCTCGCGGAGCTGCGCGGCCGGGTCCCCGGCCGCCGCGAGGGCGCCCTGGACCACGTCCACCGACAACTGAGACAACTGCAGACCCAGAACTGACGGTCCCCGGCCCCCGAACACGTGGAAGCGCGCGGCCGGCGTCCACGTCTCCCTCCAGTGCTACGACATCGACCCGGCCCGGGCGGTCGAGCGGGTGTGCGCGCGGACGGGCGGGGGTCTGACGAGGGACCAGTGGAAGACGTACATCCCGGACACGCCGTACCGCAGGACGTGCGGTCAGCCTCTCTGAGGCTGGTGCTGGGCCGTCGGGGAGGCCGGGGCGGTGTCCGTCGCCTTCGCCGGGCCCGCGTTGGCCGCGGCGATCAGTGCCGCGGCGGCCAGGACGGCTGCGGCGACGGCCCGGACGTACCTGAGGGAAGGGCGTCCGTAGGGTGCGGATGTGCGTTCTGGCACGGCAACCTCGCAACGTCGACGACTGCGGGAAGGACGACAGGGGCATCAACCCTGTATTAAGCATGCTTAACTCGCCGTTTAACCTAGGGGCTGCGATAGTCCAACGGCAAGAGGCACTGGGGGAGTTGGGGGGAGTCGAGGCGTGGGAGAGCGGGACGATCCGGAGGTCATCGGGCGGCGCGTGCAGCGGCTGCGGGTCGAGCGGGGGCTGACCCAGCGGCAGTTGGCCGAGCCGACCTACACCCCTGCCTACGTCTCCACGCTGGAGGCCGGCCGGGTGCGGCCCTCCGACGAGGCGCTCAAGCACATCGCCGAACGGCTCGGGGTGGACTTCCGGGAGCTGGCCACCGGCCGGTCGGCCCGGCTCGTCACCGATCTGCGGCTGCGCCTCACCGAGGCCCAACGCGCCCTCGCCACCGGGGAGGCGCGGGACGCGGCCCGGGAGTACGCCGTCCTGCTCGCCGAGGCCGAGGAGCACGGGCTCGTCGAGGAACAGGCCACCGCGCTGCTCGGGCTCGGGGAGTGCGGGATCGACACCGGCGACCTGGAGGCGGCCCGGGAGTTCTTCGAACGGGCCGAGGGCTGTCTGGCGCACGCCCCGCTCCCGGTACGGGTGCCCGCGCTGCGCGGCCGCGCCGTCGCCCACTATCTGGCGGGCGAACTCCGGTACGCCGTCTACCTGTTGGAGTCGACCCTCGACGAGCTCAACCGGGGCGGACTGCACGACCCCGACGCGCTGCTCCTGCTCTACGCCTCCGTCATCGGCCCGTACATGGACCTCGGCGCCCAGGCCCGCGCCGCCCAGGCCGCCGAGTTCGCCCTCGCGCTGGCCCCCCAGGTAGGCGACCCCGCGCTGGTCGCCCGCATGCACCGCTCGGTCGCCCGCACCCTCCTCGCCGAGGGCCGCATCGCCGAGGCCGACGCCTCCCTCGCCAAGGCCGCCGAGCTCTACCGCCAGCTCCAGCTGCGCACCGAACTCGCCAACTGCCACTGGATGCGCGGCTACGTCTCCGCACAGAACGGCGAACTGGAGCGCGCCGAGGGCGAGTTGCGGCAGGCCCAGAAGATGCTCTCCGCCCAGCGCGCCGCCCTCTACAGCAGCCAGGTCGCCGTCGAGCTGGCCGACGTACTGCACCGCAGGGGCAAGTCGGAGGAGGCCGCCGAGCTGCTGCACGAGGTCCTGGGGGACCTCTCCCCCGAGCGCGGCGCGGTCCACTCCGCGGGCGCGCACCGGCTGCTGGGCATCATCGCCGAGGACGCCCGGGACACGGAGGCCGCCGAGGAGCACTACGTCCGCGCCCTCAGCCTCCTCGAACGGGCCGGCGCGGCGGGCGACCTCGCCGACCTGTGCCGGATGCTGGGCGACCTGCTGCGCCGCACCGGCCGCGTCGAGGCCGCCCTGGACGCCTACCGCACGGGCCTCGGCCACCGCACGGCCCCCGGCACCACCACCCTCGGCCCGGCCCCCGCCCAGCCGCCGCTCTAGCACCTGCTCGGGTCACAGGTTCCTCTCCGCCGAAACCCGGCCGACCCACAGCCGCCCCGGCTAGCGTCCTCGCGACATCGACGGGCGGACCCGGGAACGTGCGGAACGTGCAGGACGTGCAGAGCGCGCAGGACGCGCAGGACGCGCAGGACGCGCGGGACGTGGGAGACCGACCGACCGCGACCGACGAGCGGACGGTCCTCGACGGGCTGCGGCTCGTCGTGCGCGCGCTCGTGTACGCCGTCGTCGGCGGAGCCGCGCTCGTCGCCGTCGCGACCGTCGTCTCCGTCCTCGGCCCGATGCTCGCGCTCGACCTCTACACCCCGCCCGTCGCCGCCTGGTGGACGGTCTTCACGGCCGTCGCCGTCCAGGGCGTGCCCTTCCTGCTCCTCGGCACGGTCGTCTCGGCGGCGATCGGGGCCTTCGTGCCCGAGCGGGTCTTCCAGAAGCTCCTGCCGCGCCACCCCGCCCTGGCCGTGCCGGTCGCGGGGGTCGCCGGGGCGGTGCTGCCGGGCTGCGAGTGCGCGTCCGTGCCGGTGGCCGGGAGCCTGATGCGCCGCGGGGTCGCCCCGGCGGCGGCCCTCGCCTTCCTGCTCTCCGCGCCCGCGATCAACCCCGTGGTGCTCGTCGCGACCTCCCTCGCCTTCCCCGGCCAGCCGAAGATGGTCCTCGCCCGGCTCCTCGCCTCGCTCGCCGCGGCCGTGGCGATGGGCTGGCTGTGGGCCCGGTTCGGCCGGGAGGAGTGGCTGCGGCCGCCCGAACGGGACGCCCCGCACGCCACCGGCGTCCGCGCCTTCCTCGCCGGCCTCCAGCACGACTTCCTGCACGCGGGCGGCTTCCTGGTGCTCGGCGCGGCGGCCGCGGCGACCTTCAACATCGTGGTCCCGCGCTCGGTCCTGGACCTCTTCACCGGCTCGCCCTGGCTGGCGGTGCCGCTGCTGGCCGCCCTCGCGGTCGTGCTGTGCGTGTGCAGCGAGGCGGACGCGTTCGTCGCGGCCTCGCTCAGCGGCTTCTCGCCGACCGCGCGGCTGGCGTTCATGGTGGTCGGCCCGATGGTCGACCTGAAGCTGATCGCCCTGCAGACGGGCGCCTTCGGCCGGTCCTTCGCCCTGCGTTTCTCCTCCGCGACCTGGGCGGTGGCCCTGCTGAGCAGCGTCCTCGCGGGGTGGTGGCTGCTGTGAGGCGTTACGGCTCCTGCCTGCTCCTCGCCCTCGTCGGCGCGGCGGTCCTGCGCGTCTCCCTCTTCAGCGAGCTGTACCTGCGGTACGTGCAGCCCGCGCTACGGCCCTGTCTGATCGTGTCCGGCACGGTGCTCGTGCTGCTGGCGGCGGCGATGGCCGTCGTACGCCGACGATCGGCGCGCTCCCCCGAAGGCCAGGCCCACGAAGAGCATCACCACGGGCACTCCCACAGCCCCGCCCGCCCCCGGGTCGCCTGGCTCCTCACCCTTCCCGCGCTGGCCCTTCTCCTCTTCCCGCCGCCCGCCCTCGGCTCCTACAGCGCGGGCCGGGAGGCCGCCCAGCGGGCCGCGCAGGGCGTCGGGACGTTCCCGGCGCTGCCGGCCGGGGACCCGGTCGCGCTCACCGTCGCCGAGTTCAGCTCCCGGGCGATCTACGACAGCGGACGCTCCCTGAAGGGCCGTACGGTCCGGCTGACGGGCTTCGTCACGCACGGGGACGACGGCGCCTGGTACGTCACCCGGCTCGTCGTCACCTGCTGCGCCGCCGACGCCACCACCGGCAAGGTGGAGATCCGGGGCGCGGACGACGAGGCCCTGCCCGCCGACACCTGGGTCACCGTCACCGGCGTCTGGCGTCCGAAGGGGAAGCTCGGCTCGGACGCGGCCTGGCCGCCGGTCCTGGACGCGGCCACGGTGCAGCGGGTGAAGCAGCCGGCGGACCCGTACGAGAAGCCGTAGGGCAGAGGTGTGGGCAAGGGCTCAGACCTGCACCCTCCCCTGCTTCCTGACGTCCGCCAGCCGCCGTACGCCCAGCTGGACGGCGGCCTGGGTGGCCTCGTTCAGCACGTCGCCCAGGCCGCCGTTGGTGAGGGCGAAGGCGTCCTCGCCGGCCCGGACCGCGGCAACGTCCAGGGTGAGGGCGGTCGGGTCGCCGTCGGGATCGTCCTCGGCGGTCGCCCAGTTCGTCAGGGTCACCCGCAGCCCCTGCCGGACGTCGCCGACCTCCGGCAGCGGCAGCTCGGCGACCTGTACGTCCAGCACGGCGTCGCCCGACGCCTTGGCCGTGAACCGGGCGCACTTCTGCGGGAGCGTCTTCAGCCAGGCCAGCCTGCGGTCCACGTCCGCGGGACGGTTGCCGGTGAGCTGGTAGCGCAGTTGGGCCGCGGTGTCGGGATCGTCGAGTGCGACGACCGCGCGGGCGGGCCCGCCGAGCACCTCGTCGGCGTAGAGCGCGTCGAGCAGCCGCTGACAGTCGCCGGCCGGCGCGGCGGCCTTCAGCATCCCGTCCCGCCAGGTGGCGGCACCCCGGGTCGGGATCCAGGGGGCGCCGAGGTCGGTGCCGGTGATGAGCGCGGCGTGCGCCTGGGCCTCGGTGAGGGCGGGGTCGGCGGTGGGGGCGGCCGGTCTGGTCGTCGACGGCGCGATCGTGGGCGCGGGAGGCACGGCGGTCGGCGGATGCTCCAGCCCGAGGGCGGCACAGCCGGTGACGGTGGCGAGGAGGAACAGGGCGGAGGCGAGGAGGGGACGACGGGTCATCGGGGATGCCTCCGGGAGTGCGCGCGGGGGTGCTGGGCGGCGGCGCCGGGCGGCGGCGCCTCCTCTCACGGCAACACCGGCGCCACGAGGCGACCAGCGCGGCGGGCCGTACGGGTTACCGGCGTTGCTGCGGGCGGGTGGGCGGTGGGCGAGCGGCAGGGGATCAGGCGGGTGGGCGACGGGTGGGGAGCGGGCGGGGAGCGGGCGGGCGGCGCGGCAAAACGGATCGTGTCCGCGCGGCAAAACGGATCGTGTCCGCGCGGCAAAACGGATCGTGTCCACGCAGGAAAACGGATCGCGTCCGCCGGGGCCCCGCTGCTACCGTCACGGCCATGAAGCGCGCCCAGCCGTCCCTCACGACGACGCCGGACACTGTCCCGGCGCGCTGATCCACGACTGGATGTCCGTAGCCCCGGGGTGAGCGCCCCGGGGCTTCGTGGTGCTCGCCTGTCACCCCAGGAGGAGTTCACCATGCACGACCACCGCCGCCTCGGCCGCGAACTCGACCTCTTCGACACCGACCCCCTGATGGGCGCGGGCCTGCCGTACTGGCTGCCCGACGGGGCGGTGGTCCGGCACGAGCTGGAGGAGTACGTCCGCCGGGCCGAGCAGGCGGCCGGCTACCGGCACGTCTACTCGCCGGTCCTCGGCAAACGCGAGCTGTACGAGATCTCGGGCCACTGGGACCACTACAGCGAGGACATGTTCCCGCCCATGCACCTGGGCGCGGAGGAGGTCGTGCTGCGCCCGAGCCTCTGCCCCCACCACGCCCTGATCTACCGTTCCCGGTCCCACAGCTACCGCGAACTCCCGCTCCGCATGGCCGAGTTGGGCGGCATGTACCGTTCCGAACGGTCCGGTGTGCTCGGCGGACTCACCCGGGTCCGGGCGATCCAGCTCAACGACGCGCACATCTTCTGCACCCTGGACCAGGCGGTCGAGGAGGCCCGAGCGGCCCTGGCCCTGATCGCCCGCGCCTACGCGGACCTGGGCATCCGAGCCGCCCGCCACCGTCTCTCCCTCCCCGGCGAGGGCGGCAAGTACGTGGCCGACCCGGCCCTGTGGGACCGGGCCACCGCCCTCCTGCGAGAGGTCCTCGACGGCTCGGGCATCGCGTACGAGGAGGCGGAGGGCGAGGCGGCCTTCTACGGTCCGAAGATCGACGTACAGATCGCGGACGCGGCCGGACGGGAGGCGACCCTCTCCACCGTGCAGATCGACTTCCACCAGCCCGAGCGCTTCGACCTGCACTACATCGGGCCCGACGGGGCGAAGCACCGCCCGGTGATGGTGCACCGCAGTGTCATCGGCAGCGTGGAACGAGCGGTGGCCCATCTCGTCGAGGAGCACGGCGGG
This window of the Streptomyces sp. NBC_01275 genome carries:
- a CDS encoding permease; translated protein: MGDRPTATDERTVLDGLRLVVRALVYAVVGGAALVAVATVVSVLGPMLALDLYTPPVAAWWTVFTAVAVQGVPFLLLGTVVSAAIGAFVPERVFQKLLPRHPALAVPVAGVAGAVLPGCECASVPVAGSLMRRGVAPAAALAFLLSAPAINPVVLVATSLAFPGQPKMVLARLLASLAAAVAMGWLWARFGREEWLRPPERDAPHATGVRAFLAGLQHDFLHAGGFLVLGAAAAATFNIVVPRSVLDLFTGSPWLAVPLLAALAVVLCVCSEADAFVAASLSGFSPTARLAFMVVGPMVDLKLIALQTGAFGRSFALRFSSATWAVALLSSVLAGWWLL
- a CDS encoding alpha/beta fold hydrolase, whose product is MTPFLAYDDKGDADSSALPLVLIHGHPFDRTMWTPQIEAFAPSRRVIAPDLRGYGASPVTPGVTLLSRFAADVEDLLDFLEVHAFVLAGLSMGGQIAMECYDRFGDRVRGLVLADTFPTAETTDGKQARNEMADRLLAEGMRGYADEVLEKMVAPYAADDVKAHVHRMMTSTPPEGAAAALRGRAERPDYRSLLTRVAVPALVVVGEDDEFTPVPEAEAMHAALPHSDLQVVKGAAHMPNLERPEEFNAALGDFLSRIDAADAADAADAADAADAADAG
- a CDS encoding helix-turn-helix domain-containing protein; protein product: MGERDDPEVIGRRVQRLRVERGLTQRQLAEPTYTPAYVSTLEAGRVRPSDEALKHIAERLGVDFRELATGRSARLVTDLRLRLTEAQRALATGEARDAAREYAVLLAEAEEHGLVEEQATALLGLGECGIDTGDLEAAREFFERAEGCLAHAPLPVRVPALRGRAVAHYLAGELRYAVYLLESTLDELNRGGLHDPDALLLLYASVIGPYMDLGAQARAAQAAEFALALAPQVGDPALVARMHRSVARTLLAEGRIAEADASLAKAAELYRQLQLRTELANCHWMRGYVSAQNGELERAEGELRQAQKMLSAQRAALYSSQVAVELADVLHRRGKSEEAAELLHEVLGDLSPERGAVHSAGAHRLLGIIAEDARDTEAAEEHYVRALSLLERAGAAGDLADLCRMLGDLLRRTGRVEAALDAYRTGLGHRTAPGTTTLGPAPAQPPL
- a CDS encoding nuclear transport factor 2 family protein; protein product: MSAASQTIDRAEIADLFARLANLLDECRHEDAATVYHHDIVVHSPRGGELHGLDEVTAFLKRSPVEGERTQHVHGDVLVDVDGDRAKATANQLVYFYRDGEAPHRTSGLRTACTAVRTPAGWRFGDMRITLAWIQEK
- a CDS encoding SH3 domain-containing protein → MRTTPALRTLAAALLTGGALAVSTAGTTAAAAPPTYPEGHGSGGDGGGGPVWGTVVSRTDLNLRQAPTTHSPAVDSLSPGSQDRVQCRVLGQSVNGDPDWYWLVGAQAWASAAFVDTGGAWPPTCADPCPQWKNGTWTNWDDPFWNDAWSVSVSGSFSVTVSGSSSGGWDWVPVGR
- a CDS encoding PLP-dependent aminotransferase family protein, with amino-acid sequence MGDFLGIADRIADDIASGRLRPGQQLPPQRWFARRHRIAPSTAGRVYGELVRRGLVVGEVGRGTFVRAAPAAAQGRALIEAATAAPVNLELNYPSAPGQSELLAPALAALTRPDVLADVMRPAAAAGTASAREAAVGLLALPGWRPDPAQVLFTGNARQAIAAVLASLVRPGGRVGVEELTYPLVKEIAGRLGVVLVPLAGDEEGVRPDALAAAHRAAPLSALYLQPTLHNPTSLTVSERRLRRLGEQAADLGLPVVEDRIWSFLHPDAVPLAAYAPGLTHVVDGLSKRVAPGLTVGFLVVPEQRVEAVGAAVRSGGWSAGRFALEAAVRWAEEGVVRRLVEEKRADVARRQRILHHRLDGFVVRTDPRAYFAWWELPAPWRADTFAAAAAAHGIAVTPGTAFAVDPHRTPNAVRLGLASASPEELAWALRVLVGVAERGPSGRSG
- a CDS encoding TIGR03943 family protein — its product is MRRYGSCLLLALVGAAVLRVSLFSELYLRYVQPALRPCLIVSGTVLVLLAAAMAVVRRRSARSPEGQAHEEHHHGHSHSPARPRVAWLLTLPALALLLFPPPALGSYSAGREAAQRAAQGVGTFPALPAGDPVALTVAEFSSRAIYDSGRSLKGRTVRLTGFVTHGDDGAWYVTRLVVTCCAADATTGKVEIRGADDEALPADTWVTVTGVWRPKGKLGSDAAWPPVLDAATVQRVKQPADPYEKP
- the thrS gene encoding threonine--tRNA ligase, which translates into the protein MSPQEEFTMHDHRRLGRELDLFDTDPLMGAGLPYWLPDGAVVRHELEEYVRRAEQAAGYRHVYSPVLGKRELYEISGHWDHYSEDMFPPMHLGAEEVVLRPSLCPHHALIYRSRSHSYRELPLRMAELGGMYRSERSGVLGGLTRVRAIQLNDAHIFCTLDQAVEEARAALALIARAYADLGIRAARHRLSLPGEGGKYVADPALWDRATALLREVLDGSGIAYEEAEGEAAFYGPKIDVQIADAAGREATLSTVQIDFHQPERFDLHYIGPDGAKHRPVMVHRSVIGSVERAVAHLVEEHGGAFPVWLAPVQLVILPVSQAQAGPADELLRRALDQGLRAELAGPDQGSLGARVRAARLVPYQAVIGEREADGGLAAVRLRDGRRPAPLPTAELLRRVAARVEARGAELWADA